One region of Alosa sapidissima isolate fAloSap1 chromosome 1, fAloSap1.pri, whole genome shotgun sequence genomic DNA includes:
- the acadm gene encoding medium-chain specific acyl-CoA dehydrogenase, mitochondrial, with translation MLLNKVLRASVRTGLRYQSTSAQAAASAARAPQGGYSFELTEQQREFQELARKFAREEIVPAAAEYDRSGEYPFPIIKRAWELGLMNSHIPEECGGMGLTIFDSCLITEELAYGCTGVQTAIEANSLGQMPVIIAGNDAQKKKYLGRMTEEPLMCAYGVTEPGAGSDVAGIKTRAVKKGDEYIVNGQKMWITNGGKANWYFLLARTDSDPKCPASKAFTGFILDGDTPGIQIGRKELNMGQRCSDTRGLTFEDVRIPKENVLIGEGAGFKIAMGAFDKTRPPVAAGATGLAQRALDEATNYSLERKTFGRFIAEHQAVAFILAEMAMKVELARMGWQRSAWEVDNGRRNTYYASIAKAFAGDIANQCASDAVQIFGGNGFNSEYPVEKLMRDAKIYQIYEGTAQIQRLIISREHLGKYKK, from the exons GTTTTGAGGGCAAGTGTCCGAACTGGACTCCGGTACCAGAGCACCAGTGCCCAGGCAGCAGCTAGTGCTGCCCGAGCACCACAAGGCGGATACTCTTTTG AATTGACTGAACAACAGCGGGAATTTCAAGAATTGGCCAGGAAGTTTGCCAGGGAGGAGATTGTACCTGCAGCTGCAGAATATGACAGAAGTGGAGAA TATCCTTTCCCAATCATCAAAAGAGCGTGGGAGTTGGGTCTGATGAATTCTCATATTCCAGAAGAATGTG GTGGAATGGGTCTGACCATATTTGACTCCTGCCTTATCACAGAGGAGTTGGCTTATGGCTGCACAGGTGTTCAGACTGCCATTGAGGCAAACTCGCTTGGT CAAATGCCAGTTATCATCGCTGGGAATGATGCACAGAAGAAGAAATACTTGGGTAGGATGACCGAGGAGCCCCtgatgtgt GCATATGGTGTTACAGAGCCTGGGGCAGGCTCGGATGTGGCAGGTATCAAGACTCGTGCTGTGAAGAAAGGAGACGAGTACATTGTCAATGGACAAAAAATGTGGATCACGAATGGAGGGAAAGCTAACTG GTACTTCCTGTTGGCCCGGACTGACTCTGACCCTAAATGCCCAGCAAGCAAAGCTTTCACAGGCTTCATTTTAGATGGTGACACTCCAGGGATCCAGATTGGAAGGAAG GAATTGAACATGGGCCAGAGATGCTCCGACACCAGGGGCCTCACCTTCGAGGATGTTAGAATACCTAAGGAGAACGTCCTCATCGGTGAAGGCGCTGGCTTCAAGATAGCTATGGGGGCTTTCGATAAGACAAGGCCTCCA GTGGCTGCTGGTGCTACAGGCCTGGCTCAGAGAGCTCTTGATGAGGCGACCAACTACAGTCTGGAGAGGAAGACCTTCGGCAGGTTTATCGCTGAG CACCAAGCCGTGGCCTTCATACTTGCTGAGATGGCCATGAAAGTAGAGCTGGCCAGGATGGGCTGGCAGAGATCTGCCTGGGAGGTGGACAACGGCCGAAGGAACACATACTATGCCTCCATCGCCAAAGCCTTCGCTGGAGATATTGCCAACCAGTGTGCTTCGGATGCTGTCCAGATCTTTGGTGGAAATGGATTCAATAGTGAATATCCAGTTGAGAAACTCATGAGGGATGCCAAAATTTATCAG ATTTATGAAGGCACCGCTCAAATCCAGAGATTAATCATCTCAAGAGAACACCTGGGAAAatacaagaaatga